From the genome of Deltaproteobacteria bacterium:
AACGTCGTCCTGCTCAAGGGCTTCGCCCTCTGCATGGTGAAGAACGCCCACGACAACCAGCTCTACAACCATTTCGCCTACCAGTTCGAGGAAGAGAGCACGCATCCCGATCTGGCCAAACGCTTTGGCCTGGCGCTGGGGCTCGGCGAAGAGGACTTCGCCGACGCCACGCCGGTCTTCGGGTGCCTCGTGCACACGAGCCGGATGATCCACGGTATGCTGTTGGGGTCGCCGGCGGAGAACCGTGTCGGAGCCCTGGTGGACGAGAGCATGGTCCGGCGGTACTCGGAGGAGTTCAACACCTACGCGCGCAAGCACTACGACCTTGGAGACGAGGCCTGTGAGTTCTTCACCGTGCACATGGTCGCGGATGAAGAGCACACCGCGATGGCCTCGGACGTCATCGCTCGTATGGCCAGGACACCGCGCGAACAGCAGCTCGTACGGGAAGCCGCGCAACATACGGTACGCCTGAAGCTGGGAAAATTCGACAGCATCTACGAGAGCTACGCGTAGGCGCGTTCCGCCTGCTCCGAAACGAGAACACATGAAAATCTACAACTTCGACCTGCTCGCCTATCCGCACGTGCCCATGGACATCCCGGGCACGCCCCTGCCCAGCAACCTGTTCGATCCGCTCGAAGGCCATCGCAACTACGAAGAGCACTTCTACGAGATGGAGCATTGCGAGCAGCTCGGCTTCGAAGGGGTCCTGTTCAACGAGCACCACTACAGCGCCTACGGCACCATGCCGTCACCCAACCTGGTGGCCGCGGCGCTGAGTCAGAGGACCAGTCAGATCAAGATCGGCGTGCTCGGCAACGTCCTGCCGTTGCGTCACCACCCGGTCCGTGTGGCGGAAGAGTACGCCATGGTCGACTGCATGTCGGGCGGCCGCCTGATCGCGGGTTTTGTGCGCGGCATCCCTCCGGAATACCTCTGGTACAACATCGATCCGAAGGAATCGCGCGGGCGTTTCGAAGAGGCTTTCGAACTGATCCTGAGGGCATGGACCGAGCCCGTCTGGAGCTACCACGGCGAGTTCTTCCACCTCGACAACTGCGCCACCTGGCCCCGCCCCATCCAGCAGCCCCACCCGACGATCTGGGTCGCCGCGCGCAGCGCCGAATCCATCGAGTGGTGTGCGCGGCGCCGTATACCCATCGCCCAGGTGTACCAGACCGCCAGCCAGATCGAGGACACCTTCGACTACTACCGCAAGGTGGCCCGGGATGAAGGCTGGGAAGCCGACCCCGGGCAGTTCATCCTGTGCCGGCATATCTACGTGGATGAAACGGACGAGAAGGCGCGCGAAATCGCCGAACCGGCATTGCGCTACTTCTTCACGCTCCTGAATCGCGGTTTCAAGCAGACGGCCACCGCGCAGGGGGCGCGCGTCAGGGAAGCCCTGTACACCGACAAGTCATTCAACTACTTCCGCGAAGAGAACCGCCAGCGGCACGACTTCTCGGCGCTCGGTTGGGAAGAACTCGACCGGGTCGGGTACGTCATCGCCGGGAGCCCGGATACGGTCGCCCGTAGACTCAACGAGCAAATGCATACCGTCGGCGCCGAGCACTTCATGGGAATGTTCCACATCGGCAACCTTCCCCACAGCAAGGTGCTCGCTTCCCTGGACCTCTTCCACAAGAGAGTGATGCCGCAGTTGGAGGGGAGCCGGTAGGCTCGATTCGGGAGAGTCCTGTGCCAGGCACCCAGCGCATCACCGACCTGAAAACCCTGGACGACCTCCTCGAAAGCGAGTCCATGAGAGGATTGTGGGTCGGCGAAGAGCGGTACTTCACCGAGCCTCGACCGTTCGGAGCACCCCATCTCTGGAGGTGGGCGAAGATTCAGGAGGGCCTGGAGGCCGCGTCAAGAATCGTGCCGACGAACTTCAAGGGCTCCCGGCGCGCCATCACGCTCGTCCATCCGGACATCGCCGGAGGAACGAGCCACACGCTGGTCATGGCGGTGCAGTTGGTCAAGCCCGGGGAGGCGGTATACGCCCACCGGCACACGGCCGCGGCCATACGGTTCATTCTTGAAGGGGGAACGGACGCCTACACCGTCACCAACGGCGAGAAATCCGTCATGGAGCCGGGCGACCTCGTGGTTCAGCCGAACTGGAGCTGGCACAACCACATCAATGAATCCGATCGGGACGCGGTCTGGATCGACGTTCTCGACGTGGGCCTCATGGCCATGCTGCGCACGATGTTTCAAGAGCCGCACCCTGCCGAGGAGCTGAAACTCTTCAACAGCGCCACCGACACCACGGTCCGGAATCCCGGCGGCCTTGCCCCTCCGGGAAGGAGCCTCAAACAACTGGTCTACAAGTGGCGCGAGACCCTGCCCGCTCTGACCGAGATGCTTGCCGAAGACAAGAGCGCTTACGACGGGCGTTGCCTTGAGTACCGCGACGCGGTCACGGGAGGACCGACATTCCCGACGTTTTCGTGTTGGACTCAGATGCTGGACCCGGGAGAGCACACCTTGCTCCACCGCCACACCGCCAACCACCTGTACCATGGTTTCCGCGGCTCCGGCGTCGTCGAAGTCGGAGACACGGAACTCGCCTGGGAAGAAGGCGATTTCATGGTCGTTCCCAACTGGAGCTGGCATCGACACAGAAACGGCTCCGACACGGAGCCCGCCGTCCTCTTTTCCGCCACGGATCGCCCTCTACTGGAACGGCTCGGGCTCTACCGCGAGGAAGACGGCAACAGCAAGGGCGCAAGCTGACTCGTTCGAGAGTGCGTCTTTCCATTGGTTCGGAGGGACGAGTCCTCGTGAATCATCGCTTCGATGTCCGACGCACGGCAGTGGGTCGGTAGACCCGTTACCGCCACAGTTGGCGCCAGGGTACGATGTCGGCATCGGTGCGTTGTTGCGCCTGGTCGCCGCCATATACGATGAGCGGCCGGCCGGCGGCCTCTCCCGCCAACTCGCGCCAGCGACGCAACGTTCGCAGCCAAGCCGGAACGACCGTTGCGCCCGACTTGATCTCGACCGGCGCCAGCAACTGCCCTTGCTCCAGAACCAGATCGATCTCCAGGCCGCCGTGGCTGCGCCAGAAGAACAGGTTCGACTGTTTACCCTCGTTCCAGCGCCGCTTCAGAAATTCAGTGACGACCCAGTTCTCGAACAGTGCACCGCGCAATGAATGGGTGCGCATTTGGGCGGATGACTCGATGCCGATCAACCGGGCGGCCAAGCCCACGTCGTAGAAATAGAGCTTCGGCGTCTTTACCAGCCGTTTGCGGAAACTACGTTGGTGAGGCTGCAAGCGAAACAGGATGAACGAAGCCTCCAGCAGATTGAGCCAAGCGCGGACCGTCTTCTGGTCGACGCCGGCATCGTTGCCGATGCGGGTCAGGTCGGCAAGCTGACCAACCGACGCGGCGCACAGCCGCAATACCAGATGGAAGGTCGATAGATCCTGGATGTTCCGTAGTTGCCGGACGTCGCGCTCCACGTAGGTGTTGAGATAGGCGTTGTACCAGCGTTCCGGAGCCGCCCGCATGTCGAAGATCGGCGGATAGCCCCCGTGCAGCAACACCTCATCGAGGGAATCCGGCAACCACTCGGCCGAGTGCAACTCCCCGGCCGAGAAAGGCAGCAGATGGACGAAGCCGACCCGTCCCGCCAAGGACTGCGTAATGCGCTGCATCAACCCGAAGTGCTGAGAACCGGTAAGCACGAACTGCCCCGGTGCACGGTCTCTGTCAACGACCGCTTGCAGGTAGGAAAACAGGTCGGGACACCGCTGCGCTTCGTCGATGACCGCGCCGGCGGGAAACTGACCGAGGAAACCGCGTGGGTCGTCCCGCGCAAAGCCGAGGACGTCCAGATCCTCAAGGCTCGCGTATGGCTTGGCGACAAAGACGGTCTTCGCCAGCGTGGTCTTTCCCGATTGACGCGGCCCGACGACCGCTACGACCTTGAACTCGCGCGCCAGTGTCCGGACCAGCGGCTCCGCCTCTCGTGGGACCATGCCACTACCGTACACCCGCTGTCAAAGCCATGCAAATCCGGAATCGGAATCCGGAATATCCATGAAAGGAGGGTCCGAAGACAGCAAAACGCCTGGATCGAAAGCGTAAGGGTAAGTTTATCCCCTCCACGCGCGCGTTCAAGCGGGATCGAACGGCGTACGCACCACCGCCACGAAGATCTGCGACTGCGGCCTGATCTGGACGCTGGACACCAGCGAGAAGCCTGCTTCGGCGAGCAGCCATTTCCAATCGTCCGCGGTGTACTTGTTGTGGAACGGGAACATGCGGAACCAGCCCGCGCGCTGCCGCTCCGGCGGCTCGGTGCGGTCGCGCGGCCGGTCCTGGACATAAAGGGCGAGCGGCATGCGCACCCAGTCGTCGAGCAGGAACAGGCCGCCGGGGCGAAGCACCCGTTGTACCTCCGCCAGCACGGCAAAGGGGTCGTCCAGGACGTGAAGCACTCCGGTCATGGATACCAAGTCCATGCTGCCGGCGCCTAGCGACAACGGCTCTTTCTCGACATCGTGCACTTCCAGCGTCGGCGGCGCACCCCGGTAGCGCAGCCCGCGCGCGTGCTCGATCATGGCCGGGGTGACGTCGAAACCGTAAAGCCGGCTGCCTTGGTGGCGTTCGGAGACGTCGCGCAGGAACAACCCCGGGCCGCAGCCCAGATCCGCGATGGCGGGCTCGGCGGGAAGATGCCGCCCCACGTTGGCCCTGAAGACGGACCAGTATTGATCATTGAAACGCCTGGGGTAGCGCTCCACCATGCGTGCGACGAACTCCGCGTCGGACGCGCCGTGAATCTCCTGTTGGGTGGGCATGGATGGTCAATCGGTCGGAAACGTCGCGTTTGCGGCCCCGGTGATGATCATAGGATCGGGGATGCCGCGTTCGCGGCAGGGTGGCGTGGCGCCGGCGCCGCCCTCGGGTACCGCTCCGGCGCCACTCTGTCTCATGAGTCCAGCGTCGACTCCACGAACAGCTCGTCCACCGCCACGGCCCTGTCCATGAGCCCCTGGTCGTGGGAGTAACCCATGAAGCGTTCCAGGTTGGCGCGGTTGCGCTTGAGGCCGTAGGGCCAGTAGTCCTCGCCCAGGGCGGCTCGCTCCTCTTCGTAGAGGTGCCGGGTCCACGCCAGGCTGGACCAGTTGGGATCGGCGTAGTACTCGCGGCACGCCGTCTTGGCGTTCTCGAAGGCGTCCATGACGCTCTGCACGGCGAAGGGATACTTCTCCAGCACCTCGTTCTTGAAGGCCACCACGTGCATGATGGGGTAGAAGCCGTTCTTGCGGTAGTACTTGAGCTCCTCGGCGCGGGCGTCGCGGAACAGACGGCGGATCTTGTCCGAGCCGTCCACCACCTCGTCCGGCGGATGGGGCATCATCAGGGCGTCGATCTCGCCCCGCTCCAGCATGGCGCCGATGCTCTCGCCCTTCTCCAGGTAGCGGATGCGCACGCCTTCGGCCTCGATGGGCAGGGCCTCGGGCCGGTCGATGACCCAGTCGATCTCGCGCCAGGGCACGTCGTACTCGCTCTGCAGGTCGCCCTTGGCGAGTACGGAAAGGGTCGTCTGGAAGGTGCTCAGCCCCACGGTCCTGCCGATGAGGTCCTTGGGCGACTCGATGCCCGCGTCCACGTTGACCCACATCTGCGACAGGCTGAACAGCCGCCGCGGGAACACCGGGATGGCCTTGATGGGCATGTCGCGGCTCTGGGAGATGAGATACGACGACAGCGACAACTCGCCGATGTCGAACTCGCCCTGGAGCATGCGCTCGTGGCGCCGGGAGCCCTGCCTCAGCGGGTGGGACTGGCCGATCTCCAGCACCTCGATGTCCAGGCCTTCGGCGTTGACGCTTCCGTCGAACAGGGGCACGTGCCTGTCGTAGTGGGACAGGGCCATGGTCAGTTTGGGATCCGGCATGTGAGGGTCGCTCCTTCCCTGAAAGGGTTGCACGGCGAATTGAAACGAGACTATACACTACCCATATCGGCACAGCCAAACCTGAACGGCACCCACCGCCCCACAGAGGAGGGACGAACATGGCCAGAATCCGCTACGTGGCCACCCTGAGCCGCGACCCCGACGCACTGGCGGGCTTCTACACCCAGTACCTCGGCATGAAGGAGCTGGGACGCTCGCCCGAAGGGGACGTCTCCCTCACCGAGGGCCTCTACAACCTCACCCTGTTCCGCAAGCGGCAATCCCTGGGCGAGTTGTACATGCGCCGGGGGCTGCACCACATCGGCCTTCAGGTGGAGAATCTTGCCGAGGTACGGGCGCGTTACCAGAAGTTCAACCCCCGGGGCATGGTGATCGCCGAGCCCGGCGGCCTTCACCACGGCACGATCCGCATCTTCGACCCGGAGTGCAATCCCGTGACCCTGTCGGAAGCGAGTTTCGGCGTGGAGGGGGAACCCGAGCTGCCGCGCATCGCCCACGTCGCCTTCAACGCTCTCGATCCGGAGATGGTCCTCCAATTCTACACCCAGGTGCTGGGGCTCCGGGAGGTCGGCAACAGCTACGAGCGGCGGCGCAACGGCCAGCTCAACCGCTTTTGCGGCGACGGCTCCACCAACCTTGCCATTCACCCGTTCTTCACCGCCAGCGTTGGGCATGAGAAGCGCTTCGGCGTGAACCACATGGGTTTCCTCGTAAACGATCTGGCGCGGAAGCTGGACGAGCTGGGGAGCGTGGTGGCGGTGAAACCGCGTCCGCCGGATCGGCCGTACGCCGAGTTTCGCTTCCGGGACCCCGAGGGGAACGCCCTGGACCTGTCCCAGAACAAGGGCTGGGAAGTGGACGTGGACAAGTGGGACCGGGCCGCGTGAGCGCGGGCATCACCCGGCCGGCGGGATGAACAGCCACGGTCAAGTTTTTTTGGAAGGGAGAACGACATGGCCATCGAAGTCATGGATCTGATGGACAAGGGGCGCAAGGACCTCAAGCGCGAGGTCGTGCTCAACACCAAGCGCTTCCACACCTGGGTGCACGTCTATCGCGAGCCCGGGGACAAGGACGACATGCACTGCCACAACGCCGACCAGAGCTTCTACGTCATGGACGGCGAGTGCACCATGCACTTCCCCGACGGCGGCAAGGCGGTGCTGACGCCGGGCATGGTGGCGCTCATCCACGGCGGCGAGTTCTACCAGCTCGAGAACTCCGGCACCGGCCCGATGATCCTCATGGGCAACCGCTCGGGCCCGTCGGAAGACATCAAGCACATCAACTACGAGCTGCGAAGGGACATCAAGGAGCTGCCCCGGGAAGACCGGGAACGCATCGGCAAAGGCGGCCCGGTGTACGTGAACCAACCCGCGCAAGACGGCTGAGCCCACGGTCATGGCTCTCGACTATCTGCCGATCCTCGCGCAGAACGCCGCCCCCAGGCCGCCGCGCAAGCTGTACCGCGCACCCCGCATCGGCTGGCAACCCCTCGCCCGACCGCTGAACGAGATGCGCGTGAGCCTCGTCACCAGCGCGGCCATCCGGCAGACCAACCAGCGCGCCTTCACGGCGGGGGGCGACCCCAGCCACCGCCGCATCGCCGCGGACCCGGACGTGGCGGTCACGGTCGACCATCACTCTCCCGTGGGCGCCGACGTTCGCAGGGATGCCGAGGTGGTCTTTCCCAGGCGGACGTTGCAGGAACTGGCGCGGACAGGAGTCATCGGCAGCGTAGCCCGCACTCACTTCTCCATCTACGGCGGCATCTCCGACCACGCCGCCATCACCGAAGAACTCGCGCCGGAGCTGGCGCGCAGGCTCACGGCCATGCGCGTGGACCTCGCCCTGATGGTCCCCTACTGACCCTACTGCCACGAGACCGTGAGTCTCGTCGCCAACGTCGTGGAGAGCCTGGGCGTGCCGACGCTCCTGATAGGCACGGTCCGGGACATCGTGGAGCGCGTCAAGCCGCCCAGGGCCGTCTGCGTGGACAATCCCGTTGGCCGGACCTTCGGCCGCCCCAAGGCGCGCCGCCGCCACGAGTCCCTGCTGACCCAGGCCCTGAGCCAAGCCCATTCGTTCAAACGGAAAGGTGGGATCATCGACCTGCCGGGCAACTGGACCGACCGGCCCGGCGCCTCCTGGCAGGAAATGGTCCGGCGGGAGATCCTGCGGCTGAAGCGGACCGAGCGCCTATGAGTAGTTCACGGCTCGTTGAGCATGCTCCCGAAGCACGCGGTTGATCTCGGTCTGGTACCCGCGTCCTCCTGGGGCGTTTGCTTTGAACCATGCCAACACGTCGGCATCCAATCTCAGGGTGATCTGTTGTTTCACCGGCCGGTAGAGCATGCCGCGTCTAGCACCGGACCAGTCGAGAATCTCGGGTATATCGGTTGTATCGATCTTCTCGTCCGGAAGGTTCGCAAGTGCTTTGATCTCCGCCTTCTGCTCCTTTTCAGGTGCTCTAGAAGTCGCCTTCTTCATAGGCTCCCCTTTCGTGGACGGTCGCTCCGGGCACTGATGATGCGACCCACTTCAATGCCGGTCCCAGGCTCCGCCCTAGGCCAAGTGTGTGCCACCATCACGATCACGTTGCCTACCATGCCGATGGTGTGCCAGCGTTCCTCGTCTGTATTCGGATACGGCCGGTGGGCTGCCAAAGGATCTTCGAACACTAGCTTCGCAGTGTCGAAGCCGAGCCCGTGCTTTCGCCTGTTGGCTTGGCTCTTGTCTTCGTCCCATGTCCAGTGCAACGATCAGGTCCAGACTGTAACTACAAAATGATAGCTACAAGCTAGCTTCTTGTCAACCAGTCCTGACGTCGGTGACGTGGTACTGGAGGCGCTGCGGGGGACAAGACAATCCAGGAGATCGCTGTGCGGCACAAGATCCACCCGAACCAGGTGAGCAGGTGGAAGCAGCGAGCTCGCCATCTCCATGGACTGCAGGGGCTGGTGCATGGACAACATCAGGACGGTGCCGGGGTTTCGAAGCCGCAAGCCGCCGTTCCGTGAGCCCGTGCCGGGCCAGTCGAGCGGAGGCTGTCAATGCCCACATTGTGCAGACATATGTCGTCGCCGCGCGCCAAACGCAACCGTGTCCCGATTGGTTCGCACGGCCTAACGGAACGGTTGCCAAGCCGCAAGCCGCCCGAGGCGCCGTGTTGTGCCTGCCCTATCGCGCGGCCTTGGCGGACAGGTCCGCCCGATGCAGAACGCGCCCAGCAAGGATGACGATGACAATCTCATCGTATGCGGCGACGTCCTCCATTGGGTTCCTTGCCAACAGCAACAGGTCCGCGCGTTTTCCCACTTCCACCGTCCCGACGACGTCACGCAGGCCGAAGATCTCCGCGTTCACGATGGTCGCGGCGCGGAACAACTGAGCGGGAGTGACGCCTGCTGCCAGCCAACGGCGCATTTCCTGCCGGCCGTTGAGACCCGGGGGATTGGCGTAGGTGGGACTGCTCGGGGTGTCGCTGCCGAAGCTCAGCCGCCCACCGTTCGAGGCGAGATAGGAGAGCGCGGCGGTGACGCGCGCTATCGGTCTGGCGGCGAAGCCTCTCCAGCCACCGCTCTCCAGCGCCCGCGCCACCCTTGGATTGGCGCGCATCCGATCGCGCAGCCACTGCCCCTCCCGGGTTCCATACCAGTCGATCAGGCTCCACGGCAGCACGTGCTTGAACTCGGGGCTGGAGAGATAGTCGGGGTCGTGCAGGTCACGCTCGCCGTAGAGCACTTGTATGGTGGGCTGCCAAACGATGTTCCGCTGGACGATGGCGTCGAGTATTCGGGTGACCTCCGGGTTCAGTTCGGTGGCTTTCCTGTCGGCCCAGTTCCACATGCCGTGAGCGAGAACGTCGACGCCCGCCTCGACGCCGAAGGCCTGGGCGGATTGGGAATTGGCGTGCAGCAGCACCGGCATGCCGCGCGCGTGCGCGGCGGCCACCAGGTCCCGGATCATCTCTTTGGTGGGCACCGGCAGATGGCGGCGGCCGCCGAACCCGCGTTCAAACACCGTCTTGACGCAGACCGCGCCGTCGCCGTGCATCCGTTCGACCACGCCCTTCGGTGTATGCTCCGCCGGCTCGAACCCGTCGGGAAACGCGTCGGCCCGCGCCTCGTCGAACAGGAAATAGGGCATGATCCGGTACCGGAGGGGCTTCGGGATGAAGTTCATGGGATAACCGTCGAAGACGGGCGCCGCCCCGCAAAAGTGCGCGTGAGGGCGGACGTCCTGCCGGTTCCACTCCGCAATGACGTCGGGCTGCGCGATCAGGTCGATCACCGTGGTGAAGCCATGGAACAGGTAGCTGCGCGGAATCTGCCGGCGCGCGGCGCGGGCGATGTCCGGATGGGCCACTTCATGCCGGTAGGTCATCCCTGGAATTTCGCTCAGGTGGGTATGGCCGTCGATCAGTCCGGGGGCGAGGTAACGTCCGGTACCGTCGATGACCTGCCCGGAGCCATGGGCGTCCAGCGAGCGCTCGTGCCCGATGCCGGCGATCCGCCCTTCCCGCACCAACACGTTCGTCGGTTCCGACGGGGCCTCCCGCTCCGGCGAGATAACAGTGACGTTGCTGATCAGAACGTCTTGACCGAGAGCCGCGCTGTTATTCGTGACCCATCCAATGGCAGCGACCATGAGGCAGACCGCAAGACGACGAACTTCCATGGGATCGTTCCCTTCTGTGGTGCGAGCCAACCGGGCAGGACGCTAGAGCCGCCGCACCGAACCGGAGTCCTTTAGCGCCTCGTACGCTCGCAGTCCCACCGCGAGGTCCATGATCCCCAGACCCTGGAGCTTGAACAGCGTGATCTCTTCCGGGGCGGTGCGGCCCGGCGCGTTGCCGAGGATCACGTCCCCAAGCTCGCAGACGCCGTCCCAGGCGAGCACGCCGTCGCGGACCGCGCGGAACACGTCGCTCTGGTTGGTTTCAAGGGTGGACCGGGAGGTGACGCAGACCCTGGCCGCGCGGGTCATGGTCTCGTGGTCGATCTCCGCGCGCACGCGGGTCTTGTCGCCGTTGGCGATGGACGTGACATGCATCCCGGGACGCAGGGCCCGGCCTTCGAACACCGGGCTCTGGGCGTTGGTGGCGGTGATGGCGATGTCCGCGCCGTCCAACGCGGCCTCGGCGCCATTCACGGCCGTTGCCTCCAGATCCAGAGCGTTCCCGGCGCGTTCGGCGAATCGGAGCCGGTTCGCCGGGGTGGGACTGAACACCCGGACGGTCTCGATGGGACGCACGGCGCACACGGCCTCGAGCTGCGTGAAGGCGTGCTTCTCGCTGCCGATCACCGCCACCCGCGTGGCGTCGGGCGGGGCCAGGTACTTGGCGCCGACGCCGCCCGCCGCGCCGGTGCGAAGCTCGTTGATGCCGCAGTCCTGGAACAGGATCAGGGGCTCGCCGGAATCGACGCTGTAGAGGATCACGGTCTCGTGGTGGATGGCCCGGTCCTGATCGGTCTGGAGGTAGGCGCCCATGGCGCCCTTGAAGGAGCCCGGCAACACGCCGAAGAGCATCCGGTTGGCGTGGTGGATGCGCCGGCGCGGCAGCACCACGGCGTTGCCGCGGGAAGTTTCCGCCAGGGATTCCTCCACGGCCTCGATGGCCTGCGCCATGGGAATGATGGTGGCCGCCGGGGTTTCCTTGATGAACAGCATGCCTGGCCTCCCGTTTCGTGTGTAGCCGACTTACGGCGTCACAGGTACGCCCGTCGCCGCGCGGGGGTCACGCAGGACCCTGCCCTTGCCGGCTCGTGGAATCGGGGCCGGCGGCCCCGTCCGGGGCAGTCTGCCATCCCTTGAACTGCCCGTCCAGGAGCGGTATTCAACATCAACGAACGAGTGTCCGGCCCCACCGCGTCAACAGAGACCCGCGCGGGACCGAACGCTCCACGCTTGACGGCTTATCGTTTCGGCGCACCGCCGATCCCGCCGCTTTCGCTTCCGTACGGCGCCGCGCCGCGCGGGGACAGCGGTCATCCCAAGAGGAGGATCCCCATGGCCATCAACGGTACCAAGGTCATCGATCTCGACAGCCACTTGGTGGGCGACGTGGCGAACTGGAAGCACTGCATCGAGGATGCGTGGAAGGAACACCTTCCGCGGCCGCTTCCCACGGCACCCGACGAAAGGCGCAAGACCCTGGTGGGGACGCGTATCATGGTGGGTTCGGAAGTGACCCGGCAGAGCGGCGAAAAGCCCCAATGGCACAAGGCGGAAGACCTGGCGGCCGGCGGGCGCGTGCGCAACCTCGACAAGGACGGCATCGATGTGGCCGTGCTGTCGCCCAACTCGCCCGCGCTGGACCTGGTGTGGTTTCCGGACGACCCGGAACTGGCCACGGCCTATTGCCGCGCCGAAAACGACTACATGCGGCAGTACGCCAACGAGTTTCCGGAACGCCTGCAATGGGCGGGCGTCATCCCTTGGCAGGACGTGGACCTGGCGGTCAAGGAACTGCACCGCATGGCCGACATGGGCAACCAGGCCCTCAACATGAAGGCGGTGCCGGTGGCCGGACGCTTGTGTTGGGACCCCTACTACGATCCCATCTACGCCGAACTGGAGAACCTGAACTGGCCGATCATCGTCCACGACACCAAGCACGATTCCATGGGCCAGGAACGGTTCGCGGACAACTTCTTCTTCTCGCACATGGTGGGGCGTGTCTTCGAGTCCATGGTGTGCATGATGTCGTTCATCTGCGGCGGCGTGCTGGAACGGTTCCCGAAGCTGAACCTCGTGTGCCTCGAGACCGGCGCCTCCCAGATGCCTTGGTGGCTGGGGCGCATGGACGAGCACTTCGAGAAGCTGCCGCACTTGGTGCCGTGGCTCAAGATGAAGCCGAGCGAGTATTTCATGCGGCAGGTGTACGTGGGCTGCGAGCCGTTCGAGGACGAGCACTTCGAGGTGGCGGTGGAGATGCTCGGCGACGACAACCTGGTGCTGGCCACGGACACGCCGCACTGGGACTCTTCCCCTCCCGGCACGGTGACCCGGCCCATCCTGGAGAGCGACAAGCT
Proteins encoded in this window:
- a CDS encoding iron-containing redox enzyme family protein; this encodes MANATFVDSILDEIIEPGIQRLMENRYFSELREGSLSVRRLQGWSLQHYLHNVVLLKGFALCMVKNAHDNQLYNHFAYQFEEESTHPDLAKRFGLALGLGEEDFADATPVFGCLVHTSRMIHGMLLGSPAENRVGALVDESMVRRYSEEFNTYARKHYDLGDEACEFFTVHMVADEEHTAMASDVIARMARTPREQQLVREAAQHTVRLKLGKFDSIYESYA
- a CDS encoding LLM class flavin-dependent oxidoreductase encodes the protein MKIYNFDLLAYPHVPMDIPGTPLPSNLFDPLEGHRNYEEHFYEMEHCEQLGFEGVLFNEHHYSAYGTMPSPNLVAAALSQRTSQIKIGVLGNVLPLRHHPVRVAEEYAMVDCMSGGRLIAGFVRGIPPEYLWYNIDPKESRGRFEEAFELILRAWTEPVWSYHGEFFHLDNCATWPRPIQQPHPTIWVAARSAESIEWCARRRIPIAQVYQTASQIEDTFDYYRKVARDEGWEADPGQFILCRHIYVDETDEKAREIAEPALRYFFTLLNRGFKQTATAQGARVREALYTDKSFNYFREENRQRHDFSALGWEELDRVGYVIAGSPDTVARRLNEQMHTVGAEHFMGMFHIGNLPHSKVLASLDLFHKRVMPQLEGSR
- a CDS encoding cupin domain-containing protein; protein product: MPGTQRITDLKTLDDLLESESMRGLWVGEERYFTEPRPFGAPHLWRWAKIQEGLEAASRIVPTNFKGSRRAITLVHPDIAGGTSHTLVMAVQLVKPGEAVYAHRHTAAAIRFILEGGTDAYTVTNGEKSVMEPGDLVVQPNWSWHNHINESDRDAVWIDVLDVGLMAMLRTMFQEPHPAEELKLFNSATDTTVRNPGGLAPPGRSLKQLVYKWRETLPALTEMLAEDKSAYDGRCLEYRDAVTGGPTFPTFSCWTQMLDPGEHTLLHRHTANHLYHGFRGSGVVEVGDTELAWEEGDFMVVPNWSWHRHRNGSDTEPAVLFSATDRPLLERLGLYREEDGNSKGAS
- a CDS encoding ATP-binding protein, yielding MVPREAEPLVRTLAREFKVVAVVGPRQSGKTTLAKTVFVAKPYASLEDLDVLGFARDDPRGFLGQFPAGAVIDEAQRCPDLFSYLQAVVDRDRAPGQFVLTGSQHFGLMQRITQSLAGRVGFVHLLPFSAGELHSAEWLPDSLDEVLLHGGYPPIFDMRAAPERWYNAYLNTYVERDVRQLRNIQDLSTFHLVLRLCAASVGQLADLTRIGNDAGVDQKTVRAWLNLLEASFILFRLQPHQRSFRKRLVKTPKLYFYDVGLAARLIGIESSAQMRTHSLRGALFENWVVTEFLKRRWNEGKQSNLFFWRSHGGLEIDLVLEQGQLLAPVEIKSGATVVPAWLRTLRRWRELAGEAAGRPLIVYGGDQAQQRTDADIVPWRQLWR
- a CDS encoding class I SAM-dependent methyltransferase, which encodes MPTQQEIHGASDAEFVARMVERYPRRFNDQYWSVFRANVGRHLPAEPAIADLGCGPGLFLRDVSERHQGSRLYGFDVTPAMIEHARGLRYRGAPPTLEVHDVEKEPLSLGAGSMDLVSMTGVLHVLDDPFAVLAEVQRVLRPGGLFLLDDWVRMPLALYVQDRPRDRTEPPERQRAGWFRMFPFHNKYTADDWKWLLAEAGFSLVSSVQIRPQSQIFVAVVRTPFDPA
- a CDS encoding ABC transporter substrate-binding protein — its product is MPDPKLTMALSHYDRHVPLFDGSVNAEGLDIEVLEIGQSHPLRQGSRRHERMLQGEFDIGELSLSSYLISQSRDMPIKAIPVFPRRLFSLSQMWVNVDAGIESPKDLIGRTVGLSTFQTTLSVLAKGDLQSEYDVPWREIDWVIDRPEALPIEAEGVRIRYLEKGESIGAMLERGEIDALMMPHPPDEVVDGSDKIRRLFRDARAEELKYYRKNGFYPIMHVVAFKNEVLEKYPFAVQSVMDAFENAKTACREYYADPNWSSLAWTRHLYEEERAALGEDYWPYGLKRNRANLERFMGYSHDQGLMDRAVAVDELFVESTLDS
- a CDS encoding VOC family protein; the encoded protein is MARIRYVATLSRDPDALAGFYTQYLGMKELGRSPEGDVSLTEGLYNLTLFRKRQSLGELYMRRGLHHIGLQVENLAEVRARYQKFNPRGMVIAEPGGLHHGTIRIFDPECNPVTLSEASFGVEGEPELPRIAHVAFNALDPEMVLQFYTQVLGLREVGNSYERRRNGQLNRFCGDGSTNLAIHPFFTASVGHEKRFGVNHMGFLVNDLARKLDELGSVVAVKPRPPDRPYAEFRFRDPEGNALDLSQNKGWEVDVDKWDRAA
- a CDS encoding cupin domain-containing protein; the encoded protein is MAIEVMDLMDKGRKDLKREVVLNTKRFHTWVHVYREPGDKDDMHCHNADQSFYVMDGECTMHFPDGGKAVLTPGMVALIHGGEFYQLENSGTGPMILMGNRSGPSEDIKHINYELRRDIKELPREDRERIGKGGPVYVNQPAQDG
- a CDS encoding BrnA antitoxin family protein; this translates as MKKATSRAPEKEQKAEIKALANLPDEKIDTTDIPEILDWSGARRGMLYRPVKQQITLRLDADVLAWFKANAPGGRGYQTEINRVLREHAQRAVNYS